In a genomic window of Acidilobus saccharovorans 345-15:
- a CDS encoding 30S ribosomal protein S7, translating to MAEQVKLPELSEVGNLGAIRLFGKWSWEGVEVRDPSLKKYISLRPVVLPHTGGRHEHRRFGKAEVPIVERLINRLMQPGRNGGKKALAYNIVKAAFEIINLETGENPIQVLVRAIENAAPREETTRIMYGGIVYRVSVDVSAQRRVDLALRFMAEGARLCAFGSSKTIEECLAAEIIAASKGDPSSYAIKQKEEIERIALSSR from the coding sequence ATGGCAGAGCAGGTGAAGCTCCCAGAGCTCTCTGAGGTGGGCAATCTAGGTGCAATAAGGCTCTTCGGCAAGTGGAGCTGGGAGGGAGTTGAGGTAAGGGATCCAAGCCTCAAAAAGTACATAAGCCTAAGGCCCGTCGTGCTCCCCCACACAGGAGGGAGGCACGAGCACAGGAGGTTTGGCAAGGCTGAGGTGCCCATAGTAGAAAGGCTCATAAACAGGCTGATGCAGCCGGGCAGGAACGGCGGCAAGAAGGCTCTGGCCTACAACATAGTTAAGGCTGCCTTTGAAATCATAAACCTGGAGACGGGGGAGAACCCCATTCAGGTGCTTGTCCGTGCTATAGAGAATGCCGCGCCGAGGGAGGAGACCACGAGGATAATGTACGGTGGAATAGTCTATAGGGTCTCAGTGGACGTCTCAGCCCAGAGGAGGGTGGACCTGGCCCTCAGGTTCATGGCTGAGGGGGCCAGGCTTTGCGCCTTTGGGTCCTCCAAGACTATAGAGGAGTGCCTAGCCGCTGAAATAATAGCTGCGTCGAAGGGAGACCCCTCAAGCTACGCCATAAAGCAGAAGGAGGAGATAGAGAGGATAGCCCTCAGCTCAAGGTAA
- a CDS encoding ATP-dependent DNA ligase has protein sequence MLPSDMMFEDIANTFSSMEGITSRIQLTQLLAGLLKRTPADVIDKVVYMIQSKLGPDWKGIPELGVGDKLLVQAIALAYGKSEGDVQKLVDKLGDPGKVAEQLAQTGGHLKSNLLTFMGGGSSQLTVSRVFDSFMKIAYATGESSRDLKLKTLAGLLKDAKPIEARYIVRFVEGRLRLGIGDATILDALAVAYGGSSAVRDLIERAYNLRADLGEIAKIVATQGVEALKGLKPEVGTPIRPMLAERANDVKEILAKVGGKAYVEYKYDGERGQIHKDGDKIKIFSRRLEDITPMYPDIADGVREAIKAKKAIVEGEIVAIDPDTGELRPFQELMQRRRKYDIEKMMKEIPTRLFLFDIIMKDDEDLTTRPLPYRRKVLESILEPNDRVVMSNYIASSDPDEIMNFFLQAIADGAEGVMIKAIHDESVYRAGVRGWLWVKLKRDYRSEMSDTVDLVAVGAFYGKGKRGGKLGTLLLAAYDPNNDVFKTVCKVGSGFTDEDINNMYDLFKPYIIDHRHPRVVSNLDADVWFEPVKVAEVIGAELTLSPAHTCCMDAVRKGAGISIRFPRFIRWRDDKGPEDATTEQELLEMYKRQLKKIEEKPQPEGEA, from the coding sequence ATGTTGCCCTCAGACATGATGTTCGAGGACATAGCTAACACGTTCAGCTCAATGGAGGGCATAACTTCAAGGATTCAGCTCACCCAGCTCTTGGCAGGCCTGCTGAAGAGAACTCCCGCTGACGTTATAGATAAGGTCGTTTACATGATACAGAGCAAACTGGGCCCTGACTGGAAGGGCATACCCGAGCTAGGGGTAGGCGATAAGCTCCTGGTGCAGGCCATAGCTTTGGCTTATGGCAAGAGCGAGGGCGACGTCCAGAAGCTTGTGGACAAGCTTGGGGACCCAGGGAAGGTGGCCGAGCAGCTGGCCCAGACCGGCGGTCACCTGAAGAGCAACCTGCTGACCTTTATGGGGGGCGGCTCCTCGCAGCTGACCGTCAGCAGAGTCTTCGACTCATTCATGAAAATAGCCTACGCTACGGGGGAGAGCAGCAGAGACCTTAAACTGAAGACGCTGGCGGGTCTCCTGAAGGACGCCAAACCGATAGAGGCAAGATATATAGTCAGGTTCGTTGAGGGCAGGCTAAGGCTTGGCATAGGTGACGCGACAATACTGGACGCCCTTGCAGTGGCATACGGAGGCTCCTCGGCCGTGAGGGACTTAATAGAAAGGGCGTACAACCTAAGGGCTGACCTGGGGGAAATAGCCAAGATAGTGGCGACGCAGGGCGTTGAGGCCCTCAAGGGCCTCAAGCCAGAGGTTGGCACGCCTATAAGGCCTATGTTGGCTGAGAGGGCTAACGATGTTAAGGAGATACTGGCTAAGGTAGGCGGTAAGGCCTATGTTGAGTATAAATACGATGGTGAAAGGGGCCAGATACATAAGGATGGTGATAAGATAAAGATATTCTCCAGAAGGCTTGAGGACATAACTCCTATGTACCCTGATATAGCTGATGGCGTGAGGGAGGCCATCAAGGCCAAGAAGGCGATAGTTGAAGGAGAGATAGTAGCCATAGATCCAGACACGGGTGAGCTCAGGCCATTCCAGGAGCTGATGCAGAGGAGAAGAAAGTATGATATAGAGAAGATGATGAAAGAAATACCGACTAGGTTGTTCCTCTTTGACATAATAATGAAGGACGATGAGGATCTAACTACCAGGCCCCTGCCCTACAGGAGGAAGGTCCTCGAGTCAATACTTGAACCGAACGACCGGGTTGTCATGAGCAATTACATAGCGAGCTCCGACCCTGACGAGATAATGAACTTCTTCCTTCAGGCAATAGCTGACGGCGCTGAGGGAGTTATGATAAAGGCTATACATGATGAGAGCGTCTACAGGGCGGGCGTGAGAGGCTGGCTTTGGGTTAAGCTGAAGCGCGACTACAGGAGCGAGATGTCGGACACTGTGGACCTAGTCGCTGTTGGAGCCTTCTATGGTAAGGGCAAGCGCGGCGGCAAGCTTGGCACGCTGCTGTTAGCCGCTTATGATCCTAACAATGACGTCTTTAAGACAGTGTGCAAGGTAGGAAGCGGCTTTACCGATGAGGATATAAATAACATGTACGACCTGTTCAAGCCATATATAATAGACCACAGGCATCCCAGGGTAGTGTCAAACCTTGACGCTGACGTCTGGTTCGAGCCGGTTAAGGTTGCAGAGGTAATAGGCGCTGAGCTCACCCTCTCCCCAGCTCACACGTGCTGTATGGACGCCGTGAGGAAAGGAGCTGGCATCTCAATAAGGTTCCCAAGGTTTATAAGGTGGAGGGACGACAAAGGTCCAGAGGACGCCACGACCGAGCAAGAGCTATTGGAGATGTACAAGAGGCAGTTGAAGAAAATTGAAGAGAAGCCACAGCCGGAGGGCGAGGCCTAA
- a CDS encoding ribonuclease P protein component 4 yields the protein MRLSQFSFSAAQEGDFDLSSRVNELIIRISQMTRVRLPPEIKRTYCKRCKVSLIPGVTLSVRVRSQGRQKYVVRRCLVCGYIHRMPLGRQSGGKEPAA from the coding sequence ATGAGGCTGTCTCAGTTCTCCTTTAGCGCCGCCCAAGAAGGTGACTTCGATCTATCGTCGAGAGTTAATGAGCTCATAATTAGGATATCCCAGATGACAAGGGTTAGGCTGCCGCCTGAGATAAAGAGGACCTACTGCAAGAGGTGTAAGGTGTCGCTCATACCGGGCGTGACCCTCTCAGTGAGAGTAAGGTCGCAGGGAAGGCAAAAGTATGTAGTAAGAAGGTGCCTGGTGTGCGGCTATATACATAGGATGCCCCTGGGCCGCCAGAGCGGCGGCAAGGAGCCTGCGGCCTAA
- the tuf gene encoding translation elongation factor EF-1 subunit alpha has protein sequence MVPEKPHLNLVVIGHIDHGKSTLTGSLLYRLGVIDPKIMQQLEEQAKAAGKESFKFAWLLDKMKEERERGITIDLSFMKFETKKYYFTIIDAPGHRDFVKNMITGASQADAALLVISSRKGEFEAGMSAEGQTREHALLAKTLGIEQLIVVVNKMDAPDVNYSQQRYEEIVNTMKKFLKGLGYNVDAIPFVPVSAWTGENLIERSPNMPWYKGPTLVEALDNLKVPPKPVDKPLRLPVQSVLSIPGAGTVVTGRVETGVLKPGDKVIVMPEGVVADVKSIQMHYQDLQQAEPGDNVGVALRGVEKNQVKRGDVIGKTDNPPTVAEEFTARVVVVWHPSAIAVGYTPVIHVHTASVACRITEIVAKLDPRTGNPIEQNPQFIKAGDTAIVKFKPIKPLVIEKFGEFPQLGRFAMRDMGRTIGIGIVTDIKPAKIEVKK, from the coding sequence ATAGTGCCCGAGAAGCCACACCTTAACCTAGTCGTGATAGGGCACATAGATCACGGTAAGAGCACGCTCACCGGTAGCCTGCTTTACAGGCTTGGGGTCATAGACCCCAAGATAATGCAGCAGCTTGAGGAGCAGGCCAAGGCCGCTGGAAAGGAGTCGTTCAAGTTTGCCTGGCTGCTGGATAAGATGAAGGAGGAGAGGGAGAGGGGTATAACAATAGACCTCTCCTTCATGAAGTTCGAGACTAAGAAGTACTACTTCACAATTATCGACGCCCCAGGCCACAGGGACTTCGTGAAGAACATGATAACCGGCGCCAGCCAGGCGGACGCAGCGCTGCTGGTGATCTCATCTAGAAAGGGAGAGTTTGAGGCGGGAATGAGCGCAGAGGGCCAGACCAGGGAGCACGCCCTCCTGGCCAAGACCTTGGGCATCGAACAGCTGATAGTAGTCGTAAACAAGATGGATGCCCCTGACGTCAACTACAGCCAGCAGAGGTACGAGGAGATAGTAAATACCATGAAGAAGTTCCTGAAGGGGCTTGGCTACAACGTTGACGCCATACCGTTCGTGCCTGTCAGTGCGTGGACTGGCGAGAACCTAATAGAGAGAAGCCCCAACATGCCGTGGTACAAGGGACCAACGCTCGTGGAGGCCCTCGATAACTTAAAGGTTCCACCAAAGCCCGTTGACAAGCCTCTGAGGCTGCCAGTGCAGAGCGTGCTAAGCATCCCCGGCGCAGGCACCGTAGTGACGGGCAGGGTTGAGACGGGCGTGCTCAAGCCAGGAGACAAGGTAATAGTGATGCCTGAGGGCGTAGTGGCCGACGTCAAGAGCATACAGATGCACTACCAGGACCTGCAGCAGGCGGAGCCTGGAGACAACGTGGGAGTTGCGCTGAGGGGCGTTGAGAAGAACCAGGTCAAGAGAGGTGACGTGATAGGCAAGACTGACAACCCACCCACCGTGGCTGAGGAGTTCACGGCAAGGGTAGTGGTGGTCTGGCACCCAAGCGCTATAGCAGTTGGCTACACTCCAGTGATTCACGTCCACACGGCTTCGGTGGCCTGCAGGATAACCGAGATAGTCGCTAAGCTAGACCCAAGGACTGGAAACCCGATAGAGCAGAACCCACAGTTCATAAAGGCTGGTGACACCGCCATAGTTAAGTTCAAGCCAATAAAGCCGCTGGTCATCGAGAAGTTCGGTGAATTCCCACAGCTCGGCCGCTTCGCTATGAGAGATATGGGTAGGACCATAGGCATCGGAATAGTTACAGATATAAAGCCTGCCAAGATAGAGGTTAAGAAGTGA
- a CDS encoding 30S ribosomal protein S12: protein MPEGPNGLFAARKLRKSRLKFKWAKSEFKIRMLKLKEKYDPLEGSPMARGIVLEKVGIPSRQPNAALRKCVRVQLVKNKKVVTAFVPKDGGILYIDEHDEVIIEGIGGPKGRAMGDIPGVKYKVIAVNGVSLDALWKGKKQKVKR, encoded by the coding sequence ATGCCAGAGGGGCCGAATGGGCTGTTCGCGGCGCGCAAGCTCAGGAAGAGCAGGCTCAAGTTCAAGTGGGCCAAGAGCGAGTTCAAGATAAGGATGCTGAAGCTCAAGGAAAAGTATGATCCGCTCGAGGGCTCACCCATGGCTAGAGGAATAGTGCTTGAGAAGGTAGGTATACCCTCAAGGCAGCCCAACGCCGCGCTGCGTAAGTGCGTTAGGGTTCAGCTGGTCAAGAACAAGAAGGTAGTGACGGCATTCGTGCCTAAGGACGGAGGCATACTATATATAGACGAGCATGACGAAGTTATAATTGAGGGTATAGGAGGCCCTAAGGGCAGGGCTATGGGCGACATACCTGGAGTGAAGTATAAGGTAATAGCTGTTAACGGAGTTTCCCTGGACGCTCTGTGGAAAGGTAAGAAGCAGAAGGTTAAGAGATGA
- a CDS encoding 50S ribosomal protein L30e: MSEALFERELKAAAKSGKLSLGARRALKLLLKNQAKGIIVADNAPPDVRKNIESLANINGVPLYVYKGTSADLGSLIGKPFKVSVIAVLNPGDSRILDVLSEGR, from the coding sequence GTGTCAGAGGCGCTGTTTGAGAGGGAACTTAAGGCGGCGGCCAAGAGCGGGAAGCTAAGCTTAGGAGCTCGCAGGGCGCTGAAGCTGCTTCTTAAGAATCAGGCTAAAGGCATCATAGTTGCTGATAACGCTCCGCCAGACGTCAGAAAGAATATAGAGTCCTTGGCCAATATAAATGGTGTTCCATTGTACGTCTACAAGGGAACGTCAGCGGACCTGGGCTCACTCATAGGAAAGCCATTCAAGGTCTCAGTAATAGCAGTTCTAAACCCTGGCGACTCGAGGATCCTTGACGTTCTCTCAGAGGGCAGGTAA
- a CDS encoding PadR family transcriptional regulator has product MEREKTNDGFNKAINRLLVNITVRTLWIYVLATLKESPTYPYQLKKIIREKFSFNPPTVTLYTVVYKLERDGLIEKTPDGMYKITGDGLKALSEASKLLMEIAQKISSVESPAIVERTTESSEEIRRPQ; this is encoded by the coding sequence ATGGAAAGGGAGAAGACGAATGACGGTTTCAATAAGGCAATAAACAGGCTTCTGGTAAACATAACCGTTAGAACTCTTTGGATATACGTGTTGGCAACCTTAAAGGAGAGCCCCACGTATCCATACCAGCTAAAGAAGATAATAAGAGAGAAGTTTTCATTTAACCCACCCACGGTAACTCTCTACACGGTCGTCTACAAGTTAGAGAGGGATGGTTTGATAGAGAAGACTCCAGACGGCATGTATAAGATAACTGGCGACGGTCTAAAGGCCCTTAGCGAGGCATCTAAACTACTCATGGAGATAGCTCAAAAGATAAGCAGCGTGGAGAGCCCTGCCATTGTAGAGAGGACTACGGAAAGCTCCGAGGAAATTAGAAGGCCTCAGTGA
- the rpsJ gene encoding 30S ribosomal protein S10: MAFNVRIWLWSTNAKSLEQVVAQIKDIAQKTGVPMRGPIPLPTKRLEVPIFRLPHGEGSKHWEHWEMRIHKRLIDIEADERVLKKLMRIQVPSDVYIEIKSGR, encoded by the coding sequence ATGGCATTTAACGTCAGAATATGGCTATGGAGCACTAATGCAAAGAGCCTAGAGCAAGTAGTGGCGCAAATAAAGGACATAGCTCAGAAGACAGGAGTTCCCATGAGAGGACCCATACCGCTGCCTACTAAGAGACTAGAGGTTCCTATCTTCAGGCTCCCACACGGCGAGGGCAGCAAGCACTGGGAGCACTGGGAGATGAGAATACACAAGAGACTCATTGACATAGAAGCTGACGAGAGGGTCTTAAAGAAGCTCATGAGGATACAGGTACCGAGTGACGTCTACATAGAGATAAAGTCCGGCAGATGA
- the prpB gene encoding methylisocitrate lyase has translation MAYLYRRKGDVHPAVRLRELMKGSGIIIVPGVFDPASALLAESVGFKAIYLSGAALTGSLAMPDLSIITFSEVLDATRRIMEVVDLPMIVDTDTGFGEAINVYRTVKELEEAGAAAVQIEDQVLPKKCGHLSGKHVVPADEMVKKIMSAVEARRNDMVIVARTDAREVEGLDAAIERAQMYVEAGADVIFPEALHNLEEFKEFSRKVKAPLLANMTEFGKTPYITAKEFEEAGYKFVIFPVTTFRAAMKAMKDVLLELKEKGTQKYILDKLMTRQEFYELIGYYEYEKRDSQIAEKAEALMSELKRRTQGSTQK, from the coding sequence TTGGCATACCTTTACAGGAGAAAAGGCGATGTTCATCCAGCGGTCAGGCTAAGGGAGCTCATGAAGGGCAGCGGCATAATTATAGTTCCAGGGGTCTTTGATCCAGCATCAGCCCTCCTGGCAGAGAGCGTTGGCTTCAAGGCAATTTACTTATCAGGCGCCGCACTAACTGGAAGCCTTGCGATGCCCGACCTCAGCATAATAACCTTCTCTGAGGTCCTTGACGCCACGAGAAGAATAATGGAAGTGGTTGACCTGCCTATGATAGTTGACACAGACACGGGCTTCGGTGAGGCGATAAATGTCTACAGGACCGTTAAAGAGCTCGAGGAGGCAGGGGCGGCTGCTGTTCAGATAGAGGACCAGGTGCTTCCTAAAAAGTGCGGTCACCTCTCTGGTAAACATGTAGTTCCGGCTGACGAGATGGTTAAGAAGATAATGAGCGCCGTCGAGGCCAGACGTAATGACATGGTTATAGTTGCCAGGACCGATGCGCGCGAAGTGGAGGGCCTGGACGCTGCCATAGAGAGAGCTCAGATGTATGTGGAGGCCGGGGCGGACGTTATATTCCCAGAGGCCCTCCATAATCTAGAGGAGTTTAAGGAGTTCTCACGTAAGGTGAAAGCGCCGCTTTTGGCTAACATGACAGAGTTTGGTAAGACCCCCTATATAACAGCTAAGGAGTTCGAGGAGGCAGGCTATAAGTTCGTAATTTTCCCAGTGACCACATTTAGGGCAGCCATGAAGGCCATGAAAGACGTCCTGTTAGAACTTAAGGAGAAGGGCACGCAGAAGTACATACTAGACAAACTAATGACAAGGCAGGAGTTCTATGAGCTCATAGGTTATTATGAGTACGAAAAGAGGGATTCACAGATAGCAGAAAAGGCTGAAGCTCTGATGAGTGAGCTAAAGCGCAGGACCCAGGGATCGACACAAAAATGA
- a CDS encoding bifunctional nuclease family protein translates to MPEDELLKVKYVQPFYKLLRDVNSGAGAYVVGLSLLLENDEEFTMVNIPMDVAEAIKLINDSDVPPRRQSIYTFLSSHEDFKEMLRKTLKRVVIDEFEVDTGVYTATVEFEDGGISISVKMIPSHAVYLALISDKPIFVSKKLVDMEKWWSSESGEGEEGDQP, encoded by the coding sequence TTGCCAGAGGACGAGCTGCTAAAAGTCAAGTACGTCCAACCATTCTACAAGCTTCTGCGGGACGTCAACAGCGGAGCCGGGGCCTACGTGGTGGGACTCTCGTTGCTGCTTGAGAATGACGAGGAGTTTACGATGGTTAACATACCCATGGATGTAGCTGAAGCTATAAAGCTCATAAATGACAGTGACGTGCCGCCCAGGAGACAGAGTATATACACTTTCCTATCGTCCCACGAGGACTTTAAGGAGATGCTGAGAAAGACCTTAAAGAGAGTCGTAATAGATGAATTTGAGGTTGACACCGGAGTTTACACAGCAACAGTGGAATTCGAGGACGGAGGCATAAGCATAAGCGTTAAAATGATACCCAGCCATGCAGTATATCTAGCACTTATAAGTGATAAACCCATATTTGTTAGTAAAAAGCTTGTCGATATGGAAAAGTGGTGGAGCAGCGAGAGTGGTGAGGGCGAGGAAGGGGATCAGCCTTAG
- a CDS encoding NusA-like transcription termination signal-binding factor: MAQSDANSKGDRIGLEELRFISLFQDITGAMVYRAIEDAEGNRIFYLVDKNDIGKAIGKDGRNVKTLSRILNKNVEVVEYSADLESMVRNLFPGVTVLKVDVVDKNDGKVVYVKVKDDEKGKAIGRDGRNVKRARIILTKLFNVDKVVIR; this comes from the coding sequence GTGGCGCAGTCCGACGCTAACTCTAAGGGAGACAGGATAGGACTTGAGGAACTGCGCTTCATATCGCTCTTTCAGGATATCACAGGGGCCATGGTTTACAGGGCGATAGAGGACGCCGAGGGCAACAGGATATTCTATTTAGTCGATAAGAATGACATAGGGAAAGCCATAGGAAAGGATGGAAGAAACGTGAAGACCTTGTCTAGAATATTGAACAAGAACGTTGAAGTTGTCGAGTATTCTGCGGATCTCGAATCAATGGTTAGAAACCTCTTTCCCGGTGTAACGGTACTTAAGGTGGACGTAGTTGATAAGAACGATGGCAAGGTTGTTTACGTTAAGGTTAAGGATGACGAGAAAGGCAAGGCCATCGGAAGGGACGGCAGAAACGTCAAGAGAGCAAGGATAATTCTGACCAAGCTCTTTAATGTGGACAAGGTGGTCATCAGGTAA
- a CDS encoding putative RNA uridine N3 methyltransferase → MISPPWPSPRRQHKLIVLLPASVLSVEQDLRDKTYKAGLISRALAIFRVDEVRIFLDEDSTHDDQETLSELLNYQVVPPHLKKRVVGLSEKLKYAGIMPPLNLPNHLPPRDLNEGDLIDVLIITRKGSQCSVYMGEAGEGLLKPCHFDVNDIVTARVIRRSGRQFELEPSSWGNIYTGYKVLRSGKLLTELQELKEQGVALVGTSKYGSTDYWLLRGLLGRPIALVLGGPKSGLLQYTSRKAFDLLINAAPLQGTETLRSEEALLASLTLLNTFLTD, encoded by the coding sequence TTGATAAGTCCCCCGTGGCCATCGCCTAGAAGGCAGCACAAGCTCATAGTTTTGTTGCCTGCTAGCGTGCTTAGCGTTGAACAGGACCTAAGGGACAAAACTTACAAGGCCGGGCTAATATCTAGGGCCCTGGCCATATTCAGGGTTGACGAGGTCAGAATATTCCTGGATGAGGACTCAACACATGATGATCAGGAGACGCTCTCAGAGCTACTTAATTATCAGGTGGTTCCGCCGCATCTTAAGAAGCGAGTTGTTGGCTTAAGCGAAAAGCTTAAGTACGCTGGCATTATGCCGCCGTTAAACCTCCCCAACCATTTACCTCCAAGAGACCTCAATGAGGGGGACCTTATAGACGTCTTAATAATTACAAGGAAGGGCTCTCAGTGCAGCGTCTACATGGGAGAGGCTGGCGAGGGCCTGTTAAAGCCCTGCCACTTCGATGTCAACGACATAGTCACTGCGCGCGTTATAAGGAGGTCTGGGAGGCAGTTTGAACTAGAGCCCTCCTCATGGGGCAATATATACACTGGGTACAAGGTCTTACGCTCTGGTAAGCTCCTAACGGAACTTCAAGAGCTTAAGGAACAGGGAGTGGCTCTGGTCGGCACTAGCAAGTATGGATCTACCGACTACTGGCTCCTCAGAGGGCTCCTAGGAAGACCCATAGCCTTGGTATTAGGTGGCCCGAAGAGCGGCCTACTTCAGTACACCTCACGTAAGGCCTTTGACCTGTTGATTAACGCTGCGCCCTTACAGGGCACCGAGACCTTAAGGAGCGAGGAGGCCCTCCTGGCATCCTTAACGCTGCTTAACACATTCCTTACCGACTGA
- a CDS encoding SDR family NAD(P)-dependent oxidoreductase — MASDRPAQLKGKVALVTGGDRGIGKAIAIRLASMGASVAITYRKAADEAEKTLEEIRQMGVPSIAIRMNLGSPDDIKSAVEQARRELGGIDILVNNAGVGYASEFLDMNPESWHAQINYDLTGPYLITREVLKDMISKEWGRVVFISSVAGIYGLDFLTAYSAAKAGLIGLAKSLAIELIKYNITVNVVAPGFVNTRLGLSYFEWLDKKTGRAGSLDRYLSRIPPHRLVTPEEVASVVAFLASPEASGVTGQVIVVDAGASLGVGMT, encoded by the coding sequence ATGGCTTCTGACCGCCCTGCTCAGCTCAAAGGCAAGGTAGCCCTTGTCACTGGAGGCGATAGGGGCATAGGAAAGGCCATAGCTATTAGGCTGGCCTCCATGGGCGCCAGCGTGGCTATAACTTACAGGAAGGCCGCCGATGAAGCTGAGAAGACGCTGGAAGAGATTAGGCAGATGGGCGTTCCCTCCATTGCAATAAGGATGAACCTGGGCTCTCCGGATGACATAAAATCTGCTGTGGAGCAGGCGAGAAGGGAGCTTGGCGGCATAGACATCCTGGTTAATAACGCAGGCGTAGGGTATGCCTCTGAATTCCTTGACATGAACCCCGAGTCATGGCATGCACAGATAAACTACGACTTAACAGGCCCATACCTTATAACTAGGGAGGTCCTGAAAGATATGATATCTAAGGAATGGGGGAGGGTCGTCTTCATATCAAGCGTGGCCGGCATTTATGGCCTGGACTTTTTAACAGCCTACTCGGCTGCCAAGGCAGGGCTCATAGGGTTAGCCAAGTCCCTCGCAATAGAGCTCATAAAGTATAACATAACTGTCAACGTAGTCGCTCCAGGCTTTGTGAACACTAGGCTGGGACTTAGTTACTTCGAGTGGCTGGACAAGAAAACCGGGAGGGCCGGAAGCCTAGACAGATACCTGAGCAGGATACCCCCTCACAGGCTGGTGACTCCTGAAGAAGTGGCCTCCGTAGTGGCCTTCTTAGCAAGCCCTGAGGCCAGCGGGGTCACGGGCCAAGTTATAGTAGTTGACGCAGGGGCGTCCCTCGGCGTTGGGATGACTTAG
- the rpoA2 gene encoding DNA-directed RNA polymerase subunit A'': MELGETLKRKLDAAKSLLPPSLYDELYSKVVESQELSAEQKIKVIEDAVRAYISSMVQPGEAVGVVTAQSIGEPGTQMTLRTFHYAGLMEFDVTLGLPRLIEIVDARHEPSTPMMKIYLEEKYADNLEMARKIAREIEYTTIGNIVDEISYTLGDRTFIVKLDPDMVTDRGLTEDEIMEAFERLKLGDVGKGEDEYTVVLNVSESVLPDDALYDLRSYSEIVSKIKKGYVRGIKGIKRTIIQEHTDEKTGKHEYVIIAEGSNLAEVMRVDGVDATRVETNNIYEIADVLGIEAARNSIIKEIMDVLQSSGLDVDIRHVMLVADIMTWTGKIRQIGRLGVVGEKPSVIARAAFEVTVNQLYNAAVKGEEEKFSGVTESIVAGLPPRVGTGIVMLSVGINALKSLQPKVSQQEEPSKTGQE; encoded by the coding sequence ATGGAGCTTGGAGAGACGCTTAAGAGAAAGCTTGACGCTGCTAAGTCGCTGCTGCCTCCAAGCTTATATGATGAGCTCTACAGCAAAGTGGTCGAGAGCCAGGAGCTGAGCGCCGAACAAAAGATTAAGGTTATAGAGGATGCCGTGAGAGCCTATATCTCGTCAATGGTTCAGCCAGGTGAAGCTGTCGGCGTGGTAACAGCCCAGTCCATAGGGGAGCCAGGAACTCAGATGACGCTGAGAACCTTCCACTATGCGGGCCTCATGGAGTTCGACGTTACCTTAGGACTTCCAAGGCTCATAGAGATAGTTGACGCCAGGCACGAGCCCTCGACACCTATGATGAAGATTTACCTTGAAGAAAAGTATGCTGACAACCTGGAGATGGCGCGTAAGATAGCGAGGGAGATAGAGTATACCACGATAGGCAACATAGTTGATGAAATAAGCTACACATTGGGCGACAGGACCTTCATAGTTAAGTTAGATCCAGACATGGTAACCGACAGGGGGCTCACCGAAGACGAGATAATGGAGGCCTTCGAGCGGCTTAAACTGGGCGACGTGGGCAAGGGCGAAGATGAGTATACAGTAGTGCTTAATGTCAGCGAGAGCGTGTTACCTGACGACGCGCTTTATGACCTTCGTAGTTACTCTGAGATAGTATCAAAGATAAAGAAGGGCTACGTGAGAGGGATAAAAGGCATCAAAAGGACAATAATACAGGAGCATACAGATGAAAAGACTGGTAAGCATGAGTACGTCATAATAGCCGAGGGCAGCAACTTAGCCGAAGTCATGAGGGTGGACGGAGTGGACGCCACAAGAGTGGAGACTAACAACATATACGAAATAGCGGATGTTTTAGGCATTGAGGCCGCCAGGAACTCTATAATAAAAGAAATAATGGACGTGCTGCAGAGCTCAGGCCTAGACGTTGACATCAGGCACGTCATGCTAGTGGCCGACATAATGACGTGGACAGGCAAGATAAGGCAGATAGGCAGGTTGGGAGTTGTAGGTGAGAAGCCCAGCGTCATAGCTCGCGCAGCATTTGAAGTGACGGTTAACCAGCTTTATAACGCGGCGGTCAAAGGCGAGGAGGAGAAGTTCAGCGGCGTCACGGAGAGCATAGTGGCAGGGCTACCTCCCAGGGTTGGCACCGGCATAGTGATGTTATCGGTAGGCATCAACGCTCTTAAATCTCTGCAACCTAAGGTAAGCCAGCAGGAAGAGCCAAGTAAGACAGGGCAGGAGTGA